In Halalkalibaculum roseum, a single window of DNA contains:
- a CDS encoding response regulator: MIKVVIADDHPFIREGIKKIVNGKTDLEVVGEAENGNELLDILESKKPNILVLDITMPGQSGLELLKRITKLYPEIPVLILSIHSEERFAIRALKAGAYGYLTKTSISEELIKAIRKITVENRKYITSAVAEQLASQVGINKDNPLHKKLSDREFQVLCMIASGMKVTAIAKDLALSPQTIHTYRSRIKEKMNLSSNVEMTRYAIENNLIE; encoded by the coding sequence TGATTAAAGTAGTAATCGCTGATGACCACCCCTTTATCCGAGAGGGAATAAAAAAAATTGTCAACGGAAAGACTGATTTGGAAGTAGTCGGTGAGGCCGAAAATGGGAATGAATTATTGGATATCCTTGAAAGTAAGAAGCCTAATATTTTGGTATTAGATATTACGATGCCCGGTCAGAGCGGACTCGAACTGCTTAAGCGTATCACCAAATTATATCCTGAAATACCGGTACTAATTTTAAGTATACATTCGGAAGAACGGTTTGCCATACGTGCTTTAAAAGCTGGAGCGTATGGTTATTTAACTAAAACAAGCATTTCTGAAGAGTTGATAAAAGCCATCCGTAAAATTACTGTTGAAAATCGAAAATACATTACTTCGGCAGTAGCCGAGCAGCTTGCCTCACAAGTTGGTATCAATAAAGATAACCCGTTGCATAAAAAACTATCTGATCGAGAATTTCAGGTTCTTTGCATGATTGCCAGCGGTATGAAAGTGACCGCTATCGCTAAGGATCTTGCGTTGAGCCCCCAAACGATCCATACCTATCGTTCCCGTATCAAAGAGAAAATGAATTTGAGTTCAAATGTAGAAATGACAAGGTATGCCATTGAAAATAATTTAATCGAGTAG
- a CDS encoding helix-turn-helix domain-containing protein → MKLYIKYMVSLRCKMFVKDELKKLDINCVSVDLGVVEIQGEVTDKQLEIFSNNLKKAGLELLDDKKNILVEKIKSVIVEMIHYEDEVPRVNDSDYISEKLGYDYTYLSNTFSEVKGITIQQYIIMHKIERAKELLLYDELTLTEIAYKLHYSSVAHLSNQFKKITGLTPTYFKELKEKRDKNLEDL, encoded by the coding sequence ATGAAACTATATATTAAATATATGGTAAGCCTGCGCTGCAAGATGTTCGTTAAGGATGAGCTAAAAAAGCTGGACATTAATTGTGTTTCGGTCGACCTCGGTGTTGTAGAAATTCAGGGTGAGGTTACCGATAAGCAGCTTGAAATTTTCTCGAATAACCTAAAAAAAGCAGGTCTGGAGTTGCTCGATGATAAAAAGAACATTCTGGTCGAAAAAATAAAAAGCGTGATTGTGGAGATGATCCACTACGAGGATGAGGTTCCCAGGGTTAATGATTCCGATTATATCAGCGAAAAACTGGGCTATGATTATACCTACCTCTCAAATACCTTTTCGGAAGTAAAAGGAATTACCATTCAGCAGTATATTATTATGCACAAAATTGAGCGTGCCAAGGAGCTGCTGTTGTATGACGAGCTGACCCTTACCGAAATAGCCTATAAACTACACTACAGCAGCGTTGCCCATCTGTCGAACCAGTTTAAAAAGATTACCGGCCTTACGCCCACCTATTTTAAGGAGCTGAAAGAGAAACGGGATAAAAATCTTGAGGATCTGTGA
- a CDS encoding GAF domain-containing sensor histidine kinase codes for MDEELQIQDPASLAAEVNRQYLNLQPYIELAQHIMDAPVCEIHIRDAHYQDVVAPNVDEAVYKDLISYNAIRKNGKISEIGDLTNNKLYKDHSYVKTPPGFQYYCSAKLTTINGRDIGVIYVLDTKTKHVSNKQKEQFRYLAQLVMNAIEYENKYRGLASNLEALNDCFHKLNHDLRSPISGILGISDLLTEEKDNTEFPTQELTMIKESAETILDIIDEVLVDTKTGSNGHKKQEESSVEVIIEQLKHLYHPPAKAKGLSLKFVNHIDADLNVSHAFTLELLQIIGNLLSNAIKFTPENGAIETTITRETDKNKDILDITVTDNGKGMSADQIAAFNNGIEVTRSAGTNGEQSFGRGLTDINQMVTRTGGSISVKAGKNNNGTQFSISLPLPVDNLGKLLSSISLKEKTNPIRNGIK; via the coding sequence ATGGATGAAGAGCTACAAATTCAAGACCCAGCTTCTCTTGCTGCCGAAGTAAATAGGCAATACCTGAACCTACAGCCATATATAGAGTTGGCTCAACACATCATGGATGCACCTGTTTGTGAAATTCACATTAGGGATGCTCATTATCAGGACGTGGTAGCACCCAATGTAGATGAAGCCGTTTATAAAGATCTTATCAGCTATAATGCCATCAGGAAGAACGGAAAAATATCTGAAATTGGGGATCTTACAAATAACAAGCTTTATAAAGATCACTCATATGTGAAGACCCCACCCGGTTTTCAATATTACTGCAGTGCAAAACTCACTACTATAAACGGCAGGGATATTGGGGTTATCTACGTGCTAGACACCAAAACAAAACATGTTTCAAACAAACAAAAGGAGCAGTTCCGATATCTTGCCCAATTAGTTATGAATGCCATTGAATATGAAAACAAATACAGAGGTTTGGCTTCAAATTTAGAGGCATTGAATGATTGCTTTCATAAACTTAATCACGATCTGCGCTCCCCGATAAGTGGTATTCTAGGGATTTCAGATCTTTTAACCGAGGAGAAGGATAACACTGAATTTCCTACTCAGGAACTCACGATGATAAAAGAATCTGCTGAAACAATCCTCGATATTATTGATGAGGTATTGGTAGATACAAAGACGGGAAGCAACGGGCATAAAAAGCAGGAAGAAAGTAGTGTAGAGGTAATCATTGAACAATTGAAGCACTTGTACCATCCCCCTGCAAAGGCAAAGGGACTTTCCCTGAAGTTTGTCAACCATATAGATGCCGACCTTAATGTGTCACATGCTTTTACTCTTGAGCTGTTGCAGATCATCGGTAATCTTCTTTCGAATGCCATTAAATTTACCCCGGAAAACGGTGCTATTGAAACTACAATAACCCGGGAAACGGATAAGAACAAAGACATCCTGGATATTACCGTTACGGATAATGGAAAGGGTATGTCTGCCGATCAGATTGCAGCTTTTAATAATGGTATTGAGGTTACCAGATCAGCCGGTACCAATGGTGAGCAGAGTTTTGGGAGAGGCCTCACAGATATCAATCAGATGGTCACCCGGACAGGAGGATCCATATCGGTAAAGGCTGGAAAAAATAACAACGGAACACAGTTTTCAATTTCATTGCCTCTGCCGGTTGATAACTTAGGAAAGTTGCTGTCATCTATATCTTTGAAGGAGAAAACAAATCCAATACGTAATGGAATAAAGTGA
- a CDS encoding GxxExxY protein, with protein MIYQELTHNVIGLCMEIHSALGPGLLESAYQECLFYKLEQNGLYVQKQKPMPVIYEEVKLDCGYRIDLLIEDKIILEIKSVEILHDVHLAQILTYLKLGNYKLGLLLNFNVAHLRDGLKRVINT; from the coding sequence ATGATTTATCAAGAGCTGACTCATAACGTAATAGGTTTATGTATGGAGATTCACAGCGCATTGGGGCCGGGATTGCTGGAATCAGCTTATCAGGAGTGCCTTTTCTACAAGTTGGAACAGAATGGCTTGTATGTTCAAAAACAGAAACCGATGCCTGTAATTTATGAAGAGGTGAAGCTGGATTGCGGCTATCGTATCGATTTGTTGATTGAAGATAAGATTATACTTGAGATTAAATCTGTCGAAATTTTACATGACGTTCATTTGGCCCAAATATTGACCTATCTAAAACTTGGAAATTATAAACTAGGACTTCTGCTAAACTTCAATGTTGCACATCTGCGTGACGGTTTAAAGCGGGTTATAAATACATAG
- a CDS encoding fatty acid desaturase family protein, protein MSVEKVTFNNSISREFSKTVKERVDHYFKEHDLSRHANLQMVIKTIVLLTLYFGSYALIISGQLPLLAMWFLTFLMGIGMAGVGFSVSHDALHGAYSSNKYINKALGYTFDLMGANGYIWKITHNIIHHTYTNIHEHDEDLEVAGFIRLSPHAEWKPIHRFQHVLAFFAYSLATIFWVFVKDYKHFLKDHIGPYNNKSHPVSEWIILFVTKAIYYTYMLVLPMLLLDITWVHLLIGFLTLHLTAGLILGIIFQLAHVVEETDHPMPDQENMIDEHWMIHEMVTTNNFARDNKALCWFVGGLNFQIEHHLFPRTCSVHYPDISHIVEKTANEFGIPYNHHDTFFDAVASHYRTLKKFGDPEFSYSEPKYEFKLG, encoded by the coding sequence ATGTCAGTCGAAAAAGTAACATTCAATAACAGTATCAGCAGGGAATTCAGTAAAACCGTAAAGGAGCGCGTAGACCACTACTTTAAAGAGCATGACCTATCCAGGCATGCCAACCTTCAGATGGTTATAAAAACCATAGTGCTGCTGACCCTCTATTTCGGCTCTTATGCTTTGATCATATCGGGACAGCTCCCCCTCTTGGCGATGTGGTTCCTCACATTTTTAATGGGCATCGGAATGGCCGGCGTCGGCTTTTCGGTATCGCACGATGCCCTGCACGGCGCCTACTCTTCCAACAAGTATATCAATAAGGCACTTGGATATACGTTCGACCTGATGGGAGCAAACGGTTACATCTGGAAGATCACTCACAACATCATCCATCATACCTATACCAATATTCACGAGCACGACGAAGACCTGGAAGTGGCCGGATTTATACGGCTTTCTCCTCACGCCGAATGGAAACCCATCCATCGCTTTCAACATGTCCTGGCATTCTTTGCCTATAGTCTGGCTACCATCTTCTGGGTATTTGTGAAGGATTACAAGCATTTCCTGAAAGACCATATCGGCCCATACAATAATAAAAGCCACCCTGTCAGCGAGTGGATCATCCTGTTTGTAACCAAGGCAATCTACTACACCTACATGCTGGTGCTACCGATGCTTTTACTTGATATTACCTGGGTTCATCTTTTGATCGGCTTTCTAACTCTTCATCTGACAGCCGGCCTGATACTGGGTATTATATTCCAGCTTGCCCACGTCGTGGAAGAAACCGATCACCCGATGCCTGACCAAGAGAATATGATTGATGAGCACTGGATGATTCACGAGATGGTTACTACCAATAATTTTGCGCGCGACAACAAGGCCTTATGCTGGTTTGTAGGAGGATTGAACTTCCAGATTGAGCATCACCTGTTCCCGAGAACCTGTAGTGTGCACTACCCAGACATAAGCCATATTGTGGAAAAGACAGCTAATGAGTTTGGCATTCCTTACAATCACCATGATACTTTCTTCGATGCGGTGGCCTCACATTATCGCACACTCAAAAAATTCGGTGACCCCGAGTTTAGCTATTCCGAGCCCAAGTATGAGTTTAAGTTAGGTTAA
- a CDS encoding aspartate aminotransferase family protein produces the protein MIKDFIKKIRPDKLNKTASEQLLERRKSVVANGVGIFNTATVTSAQGATITDADGKELIDFAGGIGVVNAGHCPEPVVKAIQEQAAKYIHTSFNVVTYEPYLELCEKLIEILPHGSATKAMLVSTGAEAVENAIKIARQATKRQAVLCYTGAFHGRTMMAMTLTSKIDYKLNCGPFAPEVYRLPFPNYYRYNSGEDMDAFVGLELKRLHESVRNVVDPKNVAAVILELVQGEGGINVAPQKYVKGLRKFCDENGIMLIFDEVQSGFGRTGKWAGWQHYDVTPDISTYAKSLGSGMPIAAVLGKTKVMDAAAPGTIGGTYIGNPVCCAAALATIEYMKEIDLNKRGEEVGNITRSRLEKIQAQCPQIGDVRGMGAMMALEFVKNGDSRQPDGELCSRIVKGCAERGLILLSAGTFKNVIRVLSPLVIPDEQLNKGLDILEEEVLKACGVAS, from the coding sequence ATGATCAAAGATTTCATTAAAAAAATACGTCCCGATAAGCTAAATAAAACAGCCTCTGAACAGTTGCTTGAACGCCGAAAATCGGTCGTAGCAAATGGGGTCGGCATTTTTAATACGGCTACGGTGACTTCAGCACAGGGTGCGACCATTACTGATGCCGACGGCAAAGAGCTGATCGATTTTGCAGGAGGGATCGGGGTTGTAAATGCGGGGCATTGCCCGGAACCTGTGGTCAAAGCGATCCAGGAACAGGCGGCAAAGTACATACACACAAGTTTTAACGTGGTTACCTACGAGCCCTATTTGGAACTGTGTGAAAAACTCATTGAGATATTGCCACACGGATCTGCGACCAAGGCCATGCTGGTCAGCACCGGTGCGGAAGCTGTTGAAAATGCCATCAAAATAGCTCGCCAGGCCACCAAGCGTCAGGCCGTTTTGTGTTATACGGGAGCCTTCCACGGGCGTACGATGATGGCCATGACCTTAACCAGCAAAATTGACTATAAATTAAACTGCGGACCTTTTGCACCCGAAGTGTATCGCCTGCCATTTCCTAATTATTATCGATACAACAGCGGTGAGGATATGGATGCATTTGTGGGGCTGGAGTTAAAACGCCTGCATGAGAGCGTTCGCAATGTGGTAGATCCAAAGAATGTAGCGGCTGTTATTCTGGAACTTGTTCAGGGAGAGGGTGGAATCAATGTAGCGCCCCAAAAATATGTGAAAGGATTGCGAAAATTTTGCGATGAGAACGGCATCATGCTCATTTTCGACGAGGTGCAAAGCGGCTTTGGACGAACGGGTAAATGGGCCGGCTGGCAACATTATGATGTTACGCCAGATATCTCGACCTATGCCAAATCGCTGGGATCAGGCATGCCGATAGCGGCGGTATTGGGCAAAACGAAGGTGATGGACGCTGCAGCACCCGGAACCATCGGCGGCACTTATATCGGCAACCCGGTTTGCTGTGCGGCTGCCCTGGCGACGATCGAATATATGAAAGAGATTGACCTGAACAAGCGGGGAGAGGAAGTTGGCAATATTACGCGGAGCCGCCTGGAAAAAATACAGGCACAGTGCCCGCAGATAGGCGATGTACGGGGAATGGGGGCGATGATGGCCCTGGAATTTGTGAAAAACGGAGACTCGCGTCAGCCCGACGGAGAGCTTTGTTCCCGCATTGTAAAAGGATGTGCAGAACGCGGGCTGATATTATTAAGTGCCGGTACATTTAAAAATGTTATCAGGGTCTTGTCGCCGTTGGTCATACCCGATGAACAGTTAAATAAGGGACTCGATATTTTAGAAGAAGAAGTTCTCAAAGCTTGTGGGGTGGCATCATGA
- a CDS encoding carbon-nitrogen hydrolase family protein, which yields MKPFAIAGVQMKVSATQSNVEMMKVKLDILMNLYPWVEMVVFSELCGFGPLTHTAQEIPGPFDLEMQKMAKKHGIWLLPGSIFEKRGAEIYNTATVYNPEGEVVTRYSKMFPFFPYEVGISPGKEFCVFDVPEVGKFGVSICYDMWFPETTRTLAVMGAEVILHPTLTGTIDRDIELAIARASAATNQCYFIDINGLESGGSGRSIICGPDGRVIYQAGTIEELIPLELNMEKVKRSRELGVLRLGQPLKSFRDHIGDFTIYQNGAQHPYLESLGPLKKPDRVSELRDLKLQEKTLDRMDHNIDYKRNAE from the coding sequence ATGAAGCCATTTGCTATAGCCGGTGTACAGATGAAGGTTTCTGCGACCCAATCCAACGTGGAGATGATGAAGGTGAAGCTTGATATTCTCATGAATCTTTATCCCTGGGTAGAGATGGTTGTATTTAGTGAGCTATGCGGTTTTGGTCCGCTGACCCACACGGCGCAGGAAATACCGGGACCATTTGATTTGGAGATGCAAAAAATGGCCAAAAAACATGGCATCTGGTTGCTCCCGGGTTCCATATTCGAAAAAAGAGGAGCCGAGATTTATAATACCGCTACAGTGTACAACCCTGAGGGTGAAGTTGTAACCCGCTACAGTAAGATGTTTCCTTTCTTTCCTTATGAAGTCGGGATTAGTCCGGGAAAAGAGTTTTGTGTATTTGATGTACCTGAAGTTGGGAAGTTCGGAGTCTCCATCTGCTATGACATGTGGTTCCCTGAAACCACGCGGACACTGGCGGTTATGGGAGCAGAGGTAATTTTGCATCCCACCCTCACAGGGACCATCGACCGGGATATTGAACTTGCCATAGCTAGGGCATCAGCGGCAACCAATCAGTGCTACTTTATAGATATTAACGGTTTGGAATCCGGGGGCAGCGGCCGTTCCATTATTTGCGGTCCTGACGGAAGGGTTATCTATCAGGCCGGTACGATAGAAGAACTTATACCGCTTGAGCTAAATATGGAAAAAGTAAAACGGAGCCGCGAACTGGGAGTGCTGCGACTGGGGCAACCGCTTAAAAGCTTTCGTGACCATATCGGGGATTTCACGATATACCAAAACGGGGCCCAACATCCCTATCTCGAATCACTCGGGCCCCTGAAAAAACCGGACCGGGTCAGTGAATTGAGAGATCTGAAATTACAGGAAAAAACCCTGGATCGCATGGATCATAATATCGATTACAAACGAAATGCCGAATAA
- a CDS encoding aminotransferase class I/II-fold pyridoxal phosphate-dependent enzyme, whose translation MANDRKSTPHFNVAQLRVDLWNRLRSELQSIVSDTGQSQKNAKDTEKASALLKNLAAIEQYYSFPGGKRVKKLQKSLEREEYATLSRSVVEFVRLLVSDAYRSNPQFMNPKEEENQENETPERTSHESRKNYFEVLFVDNLSGQEEEALRGKISELREKYEHLVYDITVQHSFQDALIALLINFNIQSVVIRYAPPYKLGEINELLRPFLSKVTELDYSERPEEELGPILGKIIKQFRPELDIYYVTDTALQNLKDSTLKNFRRIFYRKDDIQELHLAILRGIRERYKTPFYTALKEYSKKPVGVFHAMPISRGNSVFKSRWIRDFGEFYGRNICLAETSSTSGGLDSLLQPTGTLKEAQEMASEAYGSRETFFVTNGTSTSNKIVQQALVEPGDLVLIDRDCHKSHHYGLVLAGALPVYLDSYPIEKYSMYGAVPLHEIKKTLLKLKAAGRLNKVKMLLLTNCTFDGLVYNVEKVMEEVLAIKPDMIFLWDEAWFAFAGFTYTYKQRTGMFVANKLYNKYRTDSYRDKYKKHIESLSVDEVPSMPDPGKVKIRVYATQSTHKTLTSFRQGSMIHVWDEEFKRLASDSFQEAYMTHTSTSPNYQILASLDAGRRQVQFEGYELVEKSVELAMSVRAKIHDHPILKKYFRVLTVRDFIPDAFRPSGLDEYYTDQGGWNRMEDAWEHDEFVLDPTKITLTVGLSGIDGDTFKNKYLMDRYNIQINKTSRNSILFMTSIGTTRGSVAYLINTLLHIAGKLDEELPAMNRKEKDIVEKRVISLMEDVPPLPDFSHFHSFFQAVKGVPGGDIRRAYFLAYRQQNCEYIALGECLDVLEQGRELVSTTFVIPYPPGFPVLVPGQVISKEIIRFLLVLDVKEIHGYRPELGLKVFREQVLSTNETVTAPAAVETQAG comes from the coding sequence ATGGCAAATGACCGGAAAAGTACGCCGCACTTTAATGTGGCACAGTTACGTGTGGATTTATGGAACCGATTGCGTTCGGAACTCCAATCTATCGTTTCCGATACGGGGCAATCCCAAAAAAATGCAAAGGATACCGAGAAAGCGTCGGCCCTGCTAAAAAACCTGGCAGCTATTGAGCAGTACTACTCCTTTCCGGGAGGGAAAAGGGTGAAAAAACTTCAGAAATCCCTTGAAAGAGAAGAATATGCCACGCTATCGAGATCTGTTGTAGAATTTGTTCGATTGCTGGTAAGTGACGCTTACCGAAGCAACCCTCAATTTATGAACCCTAAAGAGGAGGAGAACCAGGAGAATGAAACACCGGAACGAACTTCCCATGAGTCGCGGAAAAATTATTTTGAAGTCCTTTTTGTAGATAACCTTTCCGGTCAGGAAGAAGAGGCTCTGCGTGGAAAAATCAGTGAACTCCGGGAAAAATATGAGCACCTGGTATATGATATCACCGTACAGCACTCCTTTCAGGATGCCCTAATAGCATTACTGATCAATTTTAACATACAGTCGGTGGTCATTCGCTACGCTCCACCCTATAAACTGGGAGAGATCAACGAACTTCTAAGGCCATTTCTTTCAAAGGTAACGGAACTGGATTATTCAGAGCGACCGGAAGAAGAGCTGGGGCCTATTCTTGGTAAAATCATCAAACAGTTTCGGCCGGAACTGGATATTTACTATGTAACTGATACCGCACTCCAAAATCTGAAGGATTCCACGCTGAAAAATTTCCGGAGAATCTTTTACCGTAAGGATGATATTCAAGAACTGCATCTTGCAATATTGCGGGGTATCCGGGAGCGATATAAGACCCCCTTTTATACGGCACTTAAAGAATACAGTAAAAAACCGGTAGGGGTGTTTCACGCCATGCCCATTTCCCGTGGGAATTCAGTTTTCAAATCACGCTGGATAAGAGACTTCGGTGAATTTTACGGGCGCAATATTTGTCTTGCTGAAACTTCTTCAACTTCCGGGGGGCTCGATTCGTTGCTGCAGCCGACCGGTACCCTGAAAGAGGCACAGGAAATGGCCTCCGAGGCTTACGGTTCCCGGGAAACATTTTTTGTGACCAACGGAACCTCTACTTCTAATAAGATTGTACAGCAAGCCCTGGTGGAACCCGGAGACCTGGTTCTTATAGACAGGGACTGCCACAAATCACATCATTACGGCCTGGTGCTGGCAGGAGCCCTTCCGGTTTATCTGGATTCCTACCCGATAGAGAAATACAGCATGTACGGCGCGGTTCCGCTCCACGAGATCAAAAAAACGCTGCTGAAACTTAAGGCGGCCGGCCGGCTGAATAAAGTGAAAATGCTGCTTTTGACCAATTGTACATTCGACGGGCTGGTATACAATGTGGAAAAAGTGATGGAGGAGGTACTGGCCATCAAACCGGATATGATATTTTTGTGGGATGAGGCCTGGTTTGCATTTGCAGGTTTTACGTATACCTATAAACAGCGAACGGGCATGTTTGTGGCAAACAAGCTATACAACAAATATCGAACAGATTCATACAGGGACAAGTACAAAAAACATATTGAATCCCTGTCAGTGGATGAAGTGCCATCCATGCCCGACCCCGGCAAAGTAAAAATACGCGTATATGCTACCCAAAGTACGCATAAAACGCTAACGAGTTTCCGGCAGGGATCCATGATCCACGTATGGGACGAAGAATTCAAACGGCTGGCTTCCGACAGTTTCCAGGAAGCCTACATGACCCACACATCGACCTCTCCCAACTATCAGATACTGGCTTCGCTTGATGCGGGACGAAGACAGGTGCAGTTCGAAGGGTATGAACTGGTAGAGAAAAGCGTGGAACTGGCCATGTCTGTCCGTGCCAAAATTCACGATCATCCCATTCTGAAGAAATATTTCCGGGTGCTCACCGTCCGCGATTTTATTCCCGATGCGTTTCGTCCCTCGGGTTTGGATGAATACTACACCGATCAGGGAGGCTGGAACCGTATGGAAGATGCCTGGGAGCATGACGAATTTGTTCTGGATCCCACTAAAATTACGCTCACGGTAGGCCTTTCGGGCATTGACGGAGATACCTTTAAAAACAAGTATCTGATGGACCGGTATAACATTCAGATCAACAAAACATCCCGCAATTCCATCCTTTTTATGACCAGCATAGGTACTACGCGGGGGAGTGTTGCTTACCTGATCAACACCCTGCTGCATATTGCCGGCAAGCTGGATGAAGAACTCCCGGCAATGAACAGGAAAGAAAAAGATATTGTAGAGAAACGGGTCATTTCACTAATGGAGGACGTTCCGCCCCTTCCCGATTTCAGCCATTTTCATTCCTTCTTTCAGGCTGTAAAGGGCGTACCAGGCGGCGATATCAGGCGGGCCTATTTTTTGGCTTACCGGCAGCAAAACTGTGAGTATATCGCTCTCGGTGAATGCCTTGATGTGCTTGAACAGGGACGGGAACTGGTTTCCACAACTTTTGTCATTCCCTATCCGCCCGGATTCCCGGTGCTGGTACCGGGGCAAGTGATCAGCAAGGAAATTATCCGGTTTCTGCTTGTACTGGATGTGAAAGAAATTCACGGCTACCGGCCTGAACTCGGGCTCAAAGTTTTCAGAGAACAGGTGCTGAGTACAAACGAAACCGTTACAGCTCCCGCTGCAGTAGAGACACAGGCCGGGTAA
- a CDS encoding biotin carboxylase, whose protein sequence is MATTTKEVKTLKGLPDIRRFFHRNEVPIYFISATNFNLLGADEWIKSFKFICHINCFDGWHPNVFSPKEEVPHEDFESIEDINNYLLGHPEVTDYLKTRKINGKAGKAMFLMFDEKTEKLAKKRGLEVCFPSAKMRTSMDNKVNTNRIAEKAGVPCVPYVLSKVNDYEQLRKVSKKLGEDLVIQTPFGDSGHTTFFISDSKDFEKHREEIVEEKEVKIMKRINCRGSAIEACVTRHGTIVAPLMTEMVGFPELTPYKGGWCGNEIYADAFTPSIRRKARQYTKLLGDQLRKEGYKGYFELDFLIDQDNGRVYLGELNPRVTGASSITNHAVFALADAPLFMFHLLEWMDVPYELSIKSINDRWARPENIDSWSQLIIKHTKDSVEYISEAPSSGIWKQRKDGSITFDRMDSHRRAVESEKEAFFLRIAEKGKYLYEGADMGILVMRGRLMTDDFTLTDRAKKWISAIHDHYITEIPDETEELDEITSDLTGFKLV, encoded by the coding sequence ATGGCTACTACGACAAAAGAAGTAAAAACACTGAAGGGTTTACCTGATATTCGCCGCTTTTTCCACCGTAATGAGGTACCGATCTATTTTATAAGTGCAACCAATTTTAATTTGTTGGGAGCTGACGAATGGATCAAGAGTTTTAAATTTATCTGTCACATTAACTGTTTTGACGGATGGCATCCGAATGTATTTTCACCTAAGGAGGAGGTGCCGCACGAGGATTTCGAAAGCATTGAAGATATTAATAACTACCTGCTGGGTCATCCGGAGGTTACCGACTACCTGAAAACCCGAAAAATCAACGGCAAGGCAGGAAAGGCCATGTTCCTGATGTTTGACGAAAAAACAGAAAAACTGGCCAAAAAACGTGGCCTGGAGGTCTGTTTCCCCTCTGCTAAAATGCGTACTTCCATGGACAACAAAGTGAACACGAACCGTATTGCTGAAAAAGCAGGTGTACCCTGCGTACCCTATGTGCTATCAAAAGTAAATGATTACGAGCAATTGCGGAAAGTTTCTAAGAAGCTTGGTGAGGACCTGGTTATACAAACGCCCTTTGGTGATTCCGGACACACTACCTTCTTTATTTCCGACAGCAAGGATTTTGAAAAGCACCGGGAAGAGATCGTTGAAGAGAAGGAGGTGAAAATCATGAAGCGAATCAATTGCCGGGGATCGGCCATCGAAGCATGCGTCACCCGTCATGGTACGATTGTAGCACCGCTGATGACCGAAATGGTCGGTTTCCCGGAACTCACCCCATATAAAGGCGGCTGGTGCGGTAATGAAATATATGCCGATGCTTTCACTCCATCCATTCGCCGGAAAGCACGCCAATATACAAAATTACTCGGCGACCAGCTGAGGAAAGAGGGTTATAAGGGATATTTTGAATTGGATTTCCTGATCGACCAAGACAACGGCAGGGTGTATCTCGGGGAACTTAATCCACGGGTTACAGGGGCCAGTTCCATAACCAATCACGCTGTATTTGCCCTGGCTGATGCACCGTTATTCATGTTTCACCTTCTCGAGTGGATGGATGTACCTTATGAGTTGAGTATCAAATCAATCAACGACCGGTGGGCACGTCCTGAAAATATCGACAGCTGGAGCCAGCTTATAATCAAACATACCAAAGATAGTGTCGAATATATTTCAGAGGCACCCTCTTCGGGAATCTGGAAGCAACGAAAAGACGGTTCCATCACCTTCGACCGTATGGATTCTCACAGGCGTGCTGTTGAATCAGAAAAAGAAGCGTTCTTTTTACGCATTGCCGAAAAAGGTAAGTACTTATATGAAGGAGCCGATATGGGTATCCTGGTAATGAGAGGCCGCTTGATGACCGATGATTTCACATTAACGGATCGTGCGAAAAAATGGATCAGTGCAATTCATGATCATTACATTACGGAAATACCCGATGAAACCGAAGAGTTGGATGAAATAACGTCCGACCTTACAGGGTTTAAGCTGGTATAA